In Solanum pennellii chromosome 3, SPENNV200, a single window of DNA contains:
- the LOC107013229 gene encoding uncharacterized protein LOC107013229 yields the protein MQREKPKPQSGNMSVEEMLKKIMEVQAQLTDDVRNNQLANQNLEKQFGQLTSAQNSRQQGGCLATQIQILNRSMLYAKYVKEIVANKRRLTEYETITLTEECTSKIKNKLLMKLKDSGCFTRQITIGQSIHARGLCDLRASINLIPTSLYKKLSLGSPKPTTVILQLADRSVARPEGVVEDVLVQVGSLIFPVNFVVLNFEPGPEVPFILGCPFLATGKAMIDVVASQFTMRAHDKVEDFDVCRTLKMPPLYEELSAITCGRSGGRW from the exons ATGCAAAGAGAGAAACCTAAGCCACAATCTGGGAATATGAGTGTCGAAGAGATGTTAAAGAAAATCATGGAAGTCCAAGCTCAGTTAACGGATGATGTGAGAAATAATCAGTTAGCTAACCAAAATTTGGAAAAGCAATTTGGGCAATTGACTAGTGCTCAAAATTCTAGACAACAAGGGGGTTGCCTGGCAACACAAATCCAAATCCTAAACAGGTCAATGCT GTATGCAAAATATGTCAAAGAAATTGTAGCAAATAAAAGGAGATTGACTGAATATGAGACAATTACACTCACTGAAGAGTGTACCTCCAAAATTAAGAACAAGTTACTCATGAAGCTGAAAGATTCGGGGTGCTTTACGAGACAAATTACCATCGGCCAGAGTATCCATGCGCGAGGTTTGTGCGATTTAAGGGCTAGCATTAATTTAATACCAACTTCATTGTATAAGAAACTAAGTTTGGGTAGTCCTAAGCCAACTACTGTTATTTTACAATTGGCTGATAGATCAGTAGCCAGACCCGAGGGAGTTGTAGAAGATGTTCTAGTGCAAGTGGGATCTTTGATTTTTCCGGTGAATTTTGTAGTATTAAACTTTGAGCCAGGTCCTGAGGTTCCATTTATATTAGGTTGCCCATTCTTAGCTACTGGGAAGGCAATGATTGATGTAGTTGCTAGTCAATTTACTATGAGGGCTCACGATAAGGTAGAGGATTTTGATGTATGTAGAACCTTAAAAATGCCACCGTTGTATGAGGAGTTATCTGCCATCACCTGTGGTAGATCTGGAGGTAGATGGTAA